One window from the genome of Crassostrea angulata isolate pt1a10 chromosome 2, ASM2561291v2, whole genome shotgun sequence encodes:
- the LOC128171918 gene encoding uncharacterized protein LOC128171918 isoform X2, which translates to MTQTAHIMDTASSQYITASSPYRVHLCSKCPGDTAYYCVSCPCDLCPQCKENHVKDLQTIDHDVVSHRDKINYIPTQEICVRHPSHVYTKYCEPCQVPACNNCQTHRKHTQIDVKTAYKTKRQQHRGTIHTIRSEALFYRPVLLTGIKADVKTCHTEFSPLQSEMLTKAQRLKDLIDYVVYDLLNYVLCYFDFKHRCEKQKIEMIRHIGRLRRYEHRYVQPAFTFSALQFLSFTKTALPQIHLTLHTSQLSMTESLNKEDVMESLSAIQITERGNRRVGNQCRLKLTSGAELHHSLTLTGVDRCFHISCVTSDRVWVNDWNNLMLTDTTGVPLHRVEDSCFGVGIHTVNSESELIYIDRKHNINKLSKDMKTTTTFIERTDSTWEPRCVYWSTGDLLVGMYNYDTKTGKVTGKVTRYNQSGQLTQTIQYHNTGRGLYSDPRYITENNNGDVVVSDSWSRAVVVTERGGRHRFSYTGPPSGSVLVPRGICTDALSHILVCDYTTYTVQMINKDGRFLSHLLTESQEMGYPCSLSYDVNTHRLWVGSFYNNKVCVYRYITRQDALTDVALSLHNMNTDPVLMRTPCPAQHQSYNGDSWDIDRLQAAFQTPSGGDRRKPSRIIHNSNGVTEAK; encoded by the exons ATGACCCAGACCGCCCACATCATGGACACAGCAAGCTCCCAATACATCACAGCAAGCTCCCCATACCGAGTACATCTGTGTTCTAAGTGTCCGGGGGACACAGCGTACTATTGTGTATcgtgtccatgtgatctgtgtcctcagtgtaaagagaaccatgtaaaagatctccaaacaatagaccatgatgttgtgtcacaccgtgataaaatcaactacatccCAACACAAGAGATCTGTGTGAGACATCCTAGCCATGTTTATACAAAGTACTGTGAACCGTGTCAAGTTCCTGCCTGTAATAATTGCCAAACACATAGAAAACACACTCAGATAGATGTTAAAACAGCCTATAAAACAAAGCGACAACAACACAGAGGAACCATTCACACCATCAGAAGTgaggctctcttttacagacctgttctcctgACAGGAATCAAAGCTGATGTCAAAACCTGTCACACAGAATTCTCCCCCCTTCAATCagagatgttaacaaaggccCAGAGACTGAAGGATCTCATTGACTATGTGGTATATGATCTATTGAACTATGTGTTATgttactttgatttcaaacacagatgtgAAAAACAAAAGATAGAAATGATCAGACATATTGGCAGACTAAGGAGATATGAACACAGATATGTACAGCCAGCATTCACATTCAGTGCGCTACAATTCCTCTCCTTCACAAAGACAGCCCTCCCCCAGATACATCTtacactccacaccagccagctctccatgactgagtcactcaacaaggaggatgtgatggagtcactgagtgcaatccaaatcacagagagaggaaaccgacgcgtaGGAAACCAGTGTCGGCTGAAACTGACGTCTGGTGCTGAGCTCCATCATTCTCTCACACTGACAGGTGTTGATCGTTGTtttcacatttcctgtgtgacatcagaccgggtctgggtcaaTGATTGGAACAATCTCatgttgacagacacaacaggtgtccctctacatcgtgtggaggATTCATGTTTTGGTGTAGGaatacacacagtgaacagtgagagtgaactgatttatatagataggaaacataacatcaacaaactgtcaaaggatatgaaaacaaccaccacatttatagagagaacagactctacatgggaaccacggtgtgtgtactggtccactggggatctactggtcgggatgtatAACTATGATACAAAGACAGGCAAGGTaacaggcaaggtaacccggtacaaccagagtggacaactcacacaaaccatacagTACCACAACACAGGACGGGGACTGTATAGTGATCCtcgctatataacagagaacaacaatggggatgtcgtggtgtctgactctTGGTCTcgtgctgtagtggtgacagagcgtggaggaagacatcgtttctcctacacaggacctCCATCAGGATCAGTACTAGTGCCacgtggaatctgtactgacgcgctgtcacacatcctggtgtgtgattaTACAACCTACACAGTACAGATGATAAATAAGGACGGTCggttcctgtcacatctactgacagAATCACAAGAGATGGGTTATCCATGcagcctgagttatgatgtcaacactcaccgtctctgggtcggatcatTTTACAACAACAAGGTGtgtgtctacaggtatatcaccagacaggacgctctgacag atGTAGCTCTATCATTACATAAt atgaacacaGACCCCGTCCTGATGAGGACACCATGTCCAGCTCAACACCAGTCGTATAATGGAGATAGCTGggatattgacaggtt ACAAGCTGCTTTTCAAACGCCTTCAGGGGGAGACAGAAGAAAACCTTCCAGGATTATCCATAATTCCAATGGAGTTACAGAAGCCAAATAA
- the LOC128171918 gene encoding uncharacterized protein LOC128171918 isoform X1 gives MTQTAHIMDTASSQYITASSPYRVHLCSKCPGDTAYYCVSCPCDLCPQCKENHVKDLQTIDHDVVSHRDKINYIPTQEICVRHPSHVYTKYCEPCQVPACNNCQTHRKHTQIDVKTAYKTKRQQHRGTIHTIRSEALFYRPVLLTGIKADVKTCHTEFSPLQSEMLTKAQRLKDLIDYVVYDLLNYVLCYFDFKHRCEKQKIEMIRHIGRLRRYEHRYVQPAFTFSALQFLSFTKTALPQIHLTLHTSQLSMTESLNKEDVMESLSAIQITERGNRRVGNQCRLKLTSGAELHHSLTLTGVDRCFHISCVTSDRVWVNDWNNLMLTDTTGVPLHRVEDSCFGVGIHTVNSESELIYIDRKHNINKLSKDMKTTTTFIERTDSTWEPRCVYWSTGDLLVGMYNYDTKTGKVTGKVTRYNQSGQLTQTIQYHNTGRGLYSDPRYITENNNGDVVVSDSWSRAVVVTERGGRHRFSYTGPPSGSVLVPRGICTDALSHILVCDYTTYTVQMINKDGRFLSHLLTESQEMGYPCSLSYDVNTHRLWVGSFYNNKVCVYRYITRQDALTDEHRPRPDEDTMSSSTPVV, from the exons ATGACCCAGACCGCCCACATCATGGACACAGCAAGCTCCCAATACATCACAGCAAGCTCCCCATACCGAGTACATCTGTGTTCTAAGTGTCCGGGGGACACAGCGTACTATTGTGTATcgtgtccatgtgatctgtgtcctcagtgtaaagagaaccatgtaaaagatctccaaacaatagaccatgatgttgtgtcacaccgtgataaaatcaactacatccCAACACAAGAGATCTGTGTGAGACATCCTAGCCATGTTTATACAAAGTACTGTGAACCGTGTCAAGTTCCTGCCTGTAATAATTGCCAAACACATAGAAAACACACTCAGATAGATGTTAAAACAGCCTATAAAACAAAGCGACAACAACACAGAGGAACCATTCACACCATCAGAAGTgaggctctcttttacagacctgttctcctgACAGGAATCAAAGCTGATGTCAAAACCTGTCACACAGAATTCTCCCCCCTTCAATCagagatgttaacaaaggccCAGAGACTGAAGGATCTCATTGACTATGTGGTATATGATCTATTGAACTATGTGTTATgttactttgatttcaaacacagatgtgAAAAACAAAAGATAGAAATGATCAGACATATTGGCAGACTAAGGAGATATGAACACAGATATGTACAGCCAGCATTCACATTCAGTGCGCTACAATTCCTCTCCTTCACAAAGACAGCCCTCCCCCAGATACATCTtacactccacaccagccagctctccatgactgagtcactcaacaaggaggatgtgatggagtcactgagtgcaatccaaatcacagagagaggaaaccgacgcgtaGGAAACCAGTGTCGGCTGAAACTGACGTCTGGTGCTGAGCTCCATCATTCTCTCACACTGACAGGTGTTGATCGTTGTtttcacatttcctgtgtgacatcagaccgggtctgggtcaaTGATTGGAACAATCTCatgttgacagacacaacaggtgtccctctacatcgtgtggaggATTCATGTTTTGGTGTAGGaatacacacagtgaacagtgagagtgaactgatttatatagataggaaacataacatcaacaaactgtcaaaggatatgaaaacaaccaccacatttatagagagaacagactctacatgggaaccacggtgtgtgtactggtccactggggatctactggtcgggatgtatAACTATGATACAAAGACAGGCAAGGTaacaggcaaggtaacccggtacaaccagagtggacaactcacacaaaccatacagTACCACAACACAGGACGGGGACTGTATAGTGATCCtcgctatataacagagaacaacaatggggatgtcgtggtgtctgactctTGGTCTcgtgctgtagtggtgacagagcgtggaggaagacatcgtttctcctacacaggacctCCATCAGGATCAGTACTAGTGCCacgtggaatctgtactgacgcgctgtcacacatcctggtgtgtgattaTACAACCTACACAGTACAGATGATAAATAAGGACGGTCggttcctgtcacatctactgacagAATCACAAGAGATGGGTTATCCATGcagcctgagttatgatgtcaacactcaccgtctctgggtcggatcatTTTACAACAACAAGGTGtgtgtctacaggtatatcaccagacaggacgctctgacag atgaacacaGACCCCGTCCTGATGAGGACACCATGTCCAGCTCAACACCAGTCGTATAA